From the genome of Mustela lutreola isolate mMusLut2 chromosome 16, mMusLut2.pri, whole genome shotgun sequence, one region includes:
- the RSPH6A gene encoding radial spoke head protein 6 homolog A — translation MGDPEPQPQQPSSRRSSQVPQRRSRELSLPQPSISEEVPQTPFDGPAMQSSQGILASQTNLQDWSSGPPLTAQENLAMYPTEEAQLGGVGYPSLNMGFPSELQPQSYLEEGGMQAARNVSLMLQQLQQGQGSLFQQLDSAYLETQPDYLGQFNMYQGEDLQFDQGVPHGPYMRDDPTLQYSPSELGFMPFSAEVPEPEPRELAVQNAKAYLLQTSAGCSLSLYEHLVNLLTKILNQRPEDPLSILESLNRTTQREWFHPKLDTMRDDPELEPTYEMAERQKGLFLRSSAGGEGEQEMEEEVAETAVPNIMETAFYFEQAGVGLSSDESFRIFMALKQLVEQQPIHTCRFWGKILGLSRSYLVAEVEFREGEEEGEEEEVEEMMEGGEGLDPHGEEEGEEDEEKVTDMIPKPMWRPPPIVPKEESRSGTNKYLYFVCNEPGRPWTRLPHVTPLQIVQARKIKKFFTGYLDAPIVSFPPFPGNEANYLRAQIARISAATHISPLGFYQFSEEEGDEEEEGGAGRDSYEENPDFEGIPVLELVDSMANWVHHTQHILPQGRCTWVNPLQKLEEEEELGEEEEKADEGVEEVEQEVGPPLLTPLSEDAEIMHISPWTARLSCSLCPQYSVAVVRSNLWPGAYAYASGKKFENIYIGWGHKYSPENFNPPLPAPIQHEYPSSPDVMEMSDPTVEEEQALKAAQEQALAAAEEEEEDEEEDEDEDLDD, via the exons ATGGGGGACCCTGAGCCccaaccccagcaaccctcaagtCGAAGGAgttcccaggtgccccagcggCGCAGTCGGGAGCTCAGTCTACCCCAGCCTAGCATCTCCGAGGAGGTGCCCCAGACACCATTTGATGGCCCGGCCATGCAGAGCAGTCAAGGGATCCTGGCGAGCCAGACCAACCTCCAGGACTGGTCATCAGGGCCCCCACTGACCGCACAGGAGAACTTGGCGATGTACCCCACTGAGGAAGCCCAGCTGGGTGGTGTAGGGTACCCGTCCCTGAATATGGGCTTTCCTTCCGAGTTACAGCCCCAATCTTACCTGGAAGAAGGCGGGATGCAGGCCGCCCGAAACGTCAGCCTAATGCTGCAGCAACTACAGCAGGGCCAAGGCAGCCTCTTCCAGCAACTGGACTCTGCTTACCTGGAGACGCAGCCCGACTACCTGGGCCAGTTCAACATGTACCAGGGAGAAGACCTACAGTTCGACCAGGGTGTCCCGCATGGGCCCTACATGAGGGATGACCCCACCCTCCAGTACTCACCCTCGGAGCTGGGCTTCATGCCCTTCAGTGCGGAGGTCCCTGAGCCAGAGCCTCGGGAGCTGGCCGTACAGAATGCCAAGGCCTACCTGCTGCAGACCAGCGCCGGCTGCAGCCTCAGCCT GTATGAGCACCTGGTGAACCTGCTGACCAAGATCCTGAACCAGCGGCCCGAGGATCCCTTGTCCATCCTGGAGTCACTGAACCGCACTACGCAACGGGAGTGGTTCCACCCCAAGCTGGACACCATGCGAGATGACCCTGAGTTGGAGCCCACCTATGAGATGGCTGAGAGGCAGAAGGGGCTATTCCTTCGGAGCAGCGCGGGAGGCGAGGGCGAacaggagatggaggaggaggtg gcTGAGACAGCAGTGCCCAACATCATGGAGACGGCCTTCTACTTCGAGCAGGCCGGTGTGGGCCTGAGCTCCGATGAGAGTTTCCGCATCTTCATGGCCCTGAAGCAGCTGGTGGAGCAACAGCCCATCCACACCTGCCGCTTCTGGGGCAAGATCCTGGGACTCAGCCGCAGCTACCTGGTGGCGGAGGTGGAGTTCcgggagggtgaggaggaaggggaggaggaggaggtggaggagatgATGGAGGGCGGGGAGGGCCTGGACCCGCACGGTGAGGAGGAGGGCGAAGAGGACGAGGAGAAGGTCACCGACATGATCCCCAAGCCCATGTGGAGGCCACCACCCATCGTCCCTAAAGAGGAGAGCCGCTCGGGCACCAACAAGTACCTGTATTTCGTGTGCAATGAGCCAGGCCGCCCGTGGACGCGGCTGCCACACGTCACGCCCCTCCAGATCGTGCAGGCCCGCAAGATAAAGAAGTTCTTCACGGGCTACCTGGACGCCCCCATCGTCAGCTTCCCGCCCTTCCCCGGCAACGAGGCCAACTACCTGCGGGCCCAGATCGCCCGCATCTCGGCCGCCACGCACATCAGCCCGCTTGGCTTCTACCAGTTCagcgaggaagagggagatgaggaggaggagggtggtgCGGGGCGCGACTCCTACGAGGAAAACCCCGACTTTGAGGGCATCCCGGTGCTCGAGCTGGTGGACTCCATGGCGAACTGGGTGCATCATACCCAGCACATTCTGCCGCAG ggCCGCTGCACCTGGGTGAACCCTttgcagaagctggaagaggaagaggagctgggggaggaggaagagaaggcgGATGAGGGGGTGGAGGAGGTGGAGCAGGAGGTCGGACCCCCACTGCTGACTCCGCTCTCAGAAGATGCAG AAATCATGCACATCTCTCCCTGGACCGCCCGTCTGTCCTGCAGCCTCTGCCCGCAGTACTCCGTGGCCGTCGTGCGCTCCAACCTTTGGCCAGGGGCCTATGCCTACGCCAGTGGCAA GAAGTTCGAGAACATCTACATTGGCTGGGGCCACAAGTACAGTCCCGAGAACTTCAACCCACCCCTGCCAGCCCCCATTCAGCATGAGTACCCCAGCAGCCCCGACGTCATGGAGATGAGTGACCCCACGGTGGAGGAGGAACAGGCCCTCAAGGCAGCCCAGGAGCAGGCCCTGGCAGCtgcagaagaagaggaggaagatgaggaggaagacGAGGATGAGGACCTGGATGACTGA